In the Variovorax sp. S12S4 genome, one interval contains:
- the mreC gene encoding rod shape-determining protein MreC has translation MPLGTLDRTAPPLFNQGQSALSKLIFFGALSLFLMVADARFHLVQPIRAAVGAVLYPVQWLALKPVQFVVGGSRYFEDLQTAQRNEEEARKALMQQAERASQADTLAQDNARLRALLELRQTTQAPGRAAEVLYDAADPYTRKIVIDQGLTHGVAAGSPVIDADGVLGQVTQVLPFTSEVTLVIDRDLSIPVQNTRTGVRSVAFGDASAHGAGLELRFMAANADLQEGDLLSTSGVDGVYPPGLPVAKIERIERRADSAFARIYCVPLARVTAARYVLVLAPTGAPAAPPAPAAPARGKKPEPKPAAKADKADKKAAERAR, from the coding sequence ATGCCCTTGGGCACGCTCGATCGCACAGCCCCGCCCCTGTTCAACCAGGGGCAGTCGGCCCTGAGCAAGTTGATTTTCTTCGGTGCGCTCTCGCTGTTCCTGATGGTGGCCGACGCGCGCTTTCATCTGGTTCAGCCGATCCGCGCGGCCGTCGGTGCGGTGCTCTATCCGGTGCAGTGGCTGGCGCTCAAGCCGGTGCAGTTCGTGGTGGGCGGCAGCCGCTACTTCGAAGACCTGCAAACCGCCCAGCGCAACGAAGAAGAAGCCCGCAAGGCGCTCATGCAGCAGGCCGAGCGTGCGAGCCAGGCCGACACGCTCGCGCAGGACAATGCGCGCCTTCGCGCCTTGCTCGAACTGCGCCAGACCACCCAGGCGCCGGGTCGCGCCGCCGAGGTGCTCTACGACGCCGCCGACCCGTACACCCGCAAGATCGTCATCGACCAGGGGCTCACGCACGGCGTGGCGGCCGGTTCGCCGGTGATCGACGCGGACGGCGTGCTCGGCCAGGTGACGCAGGTGCTGCCCTTCACGAGCGAGGTCACGCTGGTGATCGACCGCGATCTTTCCATTCCCGTGCAGAACACCCGAACCGGCGTGCGCAGCGTGGCCTTCGGTGACGCGTCGGCGCACGGCGCGGGGCTGGAGCTGCGCTTCATGGCCGCCAATGCCGACCTTCAGGAGGGCGACCTGCTCTCCACCAGCGGCGTCGACGGCGTCTATCCGCCCGGCCTGCCGGTCGCGAAGATCGAGCGCATCGAGCGCCGTGCCGATTCGGCCTTTGCGCGCATCTACTGCGTTCCGCTGGCGCGCGTGACGGCCGCGCGCTACGTGCTGGTGCTGGCGCCCACGGGAGCGCCCGCGGCACCGCCCGCG
- a CDS encoding rod shape-determining protein yields MFGAFRRYFSTDLAIDLGTANTLIFARNKGIVLDEPSVVAIRHEGGPHGKKVIQAVGREAKAMLGKVPGNIEAIRPMKDGVIADFVITEQMIKQFIKMVHPRTLLTPSPRIIICVPCGSTQVERRAIKDAAEAAGATSVYLIEEPMAAAIGAGLPVSEASGSMVVDIGGGTTEVGVISLGGMVYKGSVRVGGDRFDEAIINYIRRNYGMLIGEPTAEVIKKNIGSAFPGSEVKEMEVKGRNLSEGVPRSFTISSNEVLEALTDPLNNIVSAVKNALEQTPPELGADIAERGMMLTGGGALLRDLDRLLAEETGLPVLVAEDPLTCVVRGCGIALERMDRLGSIFTSE; encoded by the coding sequence ATGTTTGGAGCTTTCCGTCGGTACTTTTCCACCGACCTCGCGATCGACCTCGGCACCGCCAACACACTGATCTTTGCCCGCAACAAGGGCATCGTGCTGGACGAACCGTCCGTCGTCGCCATCCGCCACGAAGGCGGCCCCCACGGCAAGAAGGTGATCCAGGCCGTCGGCCGGGAAGCCAAGGCCATGCTGGGCAAGGTGCCCGGCAACATCGAGGCGATCCGCCCGATGAAGGACGGCGTGATTGCCGACTTCGTGATCACCGAGCAGATGATCAAGCAGTTCATCAAGATGGTGCACCCGCGCACGCTGCTCACGCCGAGCCCGCGCATCATCATCTGCGTGCCCTGCGGCTCCACCCAGGTCGAGCGCCGCGCCATCAAGGACGCGGCCGAAGCGGCGGGCGCCACTTCCGTCTATCTCATCGAAGAACCCATGGCCGCGGCCATCGGCGCGGGCCTGCCGGTCAGCGAGGCTTCGGGCTCGATGGTGGTCGACATCGGCGGCGGCACCACCGAAGTGGGCGTCATCAGCCTGGGCGGCATGGTCTACAAGGGCTCGGTCCGCGTGGGCGGCGACCGCTTCGACGAAGCCATCATCAACTACATCCGCCGTAACTACGGCATGCTGATCGGCGAGCCGACGGCCGAGGTCATCAAGAAGAACATCGGTTCCGCCTTCCCCGGCTCCGAAGTGAAGGAAATGGAAGTCAAGGGCCGCAACCTTTCCGAAGGCGTGCCGCGCAGTTTCACCATCAGCAGCAACGAAGTGCTGGAAGCCCTGACCGATCCCCTGAACAACATCGTCTCGGCCGTGAAGAACGCGCTGGAGCAAACGCCGCCCGAGCTGGGCGCCGACATCGCAGAGCGCGGCATGATGCTGACCGGCGGCGGCGCACTGCTGCGCGACCTGGACCGCCTGCTGGCCGAGGAAACCGGCCTGCCGGTGCTGGTGGCCGAAGACCCGCTGACCTGCGTGGTGCGTGGCTGCGGCATTGCTCTCGAGCGCATGGACCGCTTGGGAAGCATCTTCACGAGCGAGTGA
- the gatC gene encoding Asp-tRNA(Asn)/Glu-tRNA(Gln) amidotransferase subunit GatC — protein MSLSASDIARIASLARLQLASDESERMLSQINGFFNLVERMRSVDTAGVEPLAHPVAAIEDITLRLRDDVVSEPNNREANQKSAPAVEAGLFLVPKVIE, from the coding sequence ATGTCACTTTCCGCTTCAGATATTGCACGCATTGCCTCGCTGGCACGGCTGCAGCTTGCTTCCGACGAAAGCGAGCGCATGCTCAGCCAGATTAACGGCTTTTTTAATTTAGTCGAACGTATGCGTTCGGTCGACACCGCCGGCGTCGAGCCGCTGGCCCACCCGGTGGCCGCCATCGAGGACATCACGCTGCGTTTGCGCGACGACGTGGTGAGCGAGCCCAACAACCGCGAAGCCAACCAGAAGAGCGCCCCGGCCGTCGAAGCCGGCCTGTTCCTCGTGCCCAAGGTGATCGAATGA